Sequence from the Fulvivirga ligni genome:
TCATCAAGAAGTCTATTCCATCACAGGTTTGCTTCACTACATCAGCCTTTCTGCTAATCATTTGTTTTAGATTAGCTTTCGGCTCACTGATTTCAATACCGTGCTCTTTAAAATGATTAGCAGCGTTATGAAAATGCTCAGTAGAGTCTAATAAAGCTTTTGAGGGAATACAGCCTACATTCAGGCAAGTACCTCCCAGGGTGTTATATTTTTCAATTATGGCCGTTTTAAATCCTAGCTGAGCACTTCTGATTGCCGCTACGTATCCTCCGGGGCCAGAACCGATTACAGTAACATCGTAATCCATAATATTATGTTTTTATGAATCGGCACTGGGATGGTGCCGATTCTATATTTTAAAATTTATTAAGCGCTTATATACCAAGCATTAATCTTGCAGGGTCTTCCAATAGTTGCTTCACGCGAACAAGGAAGCTTACAGACTCTCTACCGTCAATGATTCGGTGATCATAAGACAGAGCTAAATACATCATTGGTCTAATTTCTACCTGTCCGTTAATAGCTACTGGTCTTTCTACTATATTATGCATTCCTAAAATCGCTGACTGAGGAGCGTTAATAATAGGAGTAGACATCATAGAGCCAAATACACCACCGTTAGTGATGGTGAAAGTACCGCCACTCATCTCATCAATAGAAAGTTTACCATCACGAGCTCTTGTAGCTAGTCTAATAATCTCGCTTTCAATGCCTTGGAAATTCATTGACTCTGCGTTTCTTATTACCGGCACCACCAATCCTTTAGGGGTGGAAACAGCCACAGAAACATCACAGTAATCATGATAGATGATTTCATTACCATCTATAGAAGCATTTACCGCTGGCCATTCTTGTAGGGCCTGGCAGCAAGCTTTTGTGAAGAATGACATAAAGCCTAAGCCTACACCATACTTCTCTTTAAACTGATCCTTATATTTCTTACGAAGATCCATGATAGGCTTCATGTCTACCTCGTTAAAGGTAGTAAGCATAGCCGTCTCATTTTTCACAGAAACTAATCTCTTAGCGATGGTTTTTCTAAGGTTAGACATTTTTTCTTTTCTGTCTTCCCTTGAAATACCGCCAGCATAAGATGGTCCACTTGGAGCCTCGCTTGCTTTTTCTGCTTTGGGAGCTTCCTTTTTAGCAGTTTTTTGTGCTGCTTCAGCATCCTCTTTAGTGATTCTTCCGTCAACTCCAGTACCTTTCACATCTTTAGGATCAATTCCTTTTTCAGCGAGAATTTTGGCTGCCGCTGGAGATGCATGACCTGTGGCGTAAGTATCTTTATCGCTTGAAGAAGCAGCCTTTTCAGTGGCAGCACCACTTGAGGCTGGAGCACTTGCAGCTGGTTTACCACCTTCCATTACCTCTATCTTACAGATTAACGCGCCAATTTCAAGAGTATCACCCTCTTGTGCTTCTATTCTAAGTATTCCGTTTGCCTCAGCAGGAAGTTCGAAAGTAGCTTTGTCAGACTCTATCTCTGCGATAGTTTCATCCATTTCTATAAAATCACCATCTTCTTTTAACCAAGATGCCAACGTTACTTCAGTGATAGATTCACCTAATTCTGTTACGTGCATTTCCTTCACTTCACCTGTTTTCTTGGCTTCGGAAGAACCTGAATCACTTGATGGTGCAGCACTCTCCGTTTTACTTTCTTCGGCAGAAGATGAACCTTGTTTGGCATCAGTATCAATTTCAGCGATAACTGCGCCTACTTCTACGGTTTCTCCTTCTTCTACTTTTATTCGTAATATACCTGAAGCTTCTGCAGGAAATTCCTGGGTAGCCTTATCAGTTTCTATTTCCGCAATGATTTCGTCTTGCTCCACATAGTCACCGTCACTTTTTAGCCAAGAGCCAATAGTAACTTCAGTTATAGATTCTCCTACTTCAGGAATTTTTATCTCTAAACTCATGGGGTTATTTTTTTAATGTTATATTTCAAAAGCTTTTTCTACGATTCTGGCTTGCTCATCTTTATGAACTTTAGCGTATCCAATGGCTGGTGATGCACTTGCCTTTCTAGAAACAAGCTCTAAACCATAGTCACCCATGAATCTTTGGATGAAGAACCAATATCCCATATTAGCAGGCTCTTCTTGTACCCAGGCTAATTTCGGATTCTTATATTTCTTAAGTATGGCGTCT
This genomic interval carries:
- the odhB gene encoding 2-oxoglutarate dehydrogenase complex dihydrolipoyllysine-residue succinyltransferase; the protein is MSLEIKIPEVGESITEVTIGSWLKSDGDYVEQDEIIAEIETDKATQEFPAEASGILRIKVEEGETVEVGAVIAEIDTDAKQGSSSAEESKTESAAPSSDSGSSEAKKTGEVKEMHVTELGESITEVTLASWLKEDGDFIEMDETIAEIESDKATFELPAEANGILRIEAQEGDTLEIGALICKIEVMEGGKPAASAPASSGAATEKAASSSDKDTYATGHASPAAAKILAEKGIDPKDVKGTGVDGRITKEDAEAAQKTAKKEAPKAEKASEAPSGPSYAGGISREDRKEKMSNLRKTIAKRLVSVKNETAMLTTFNEVDMKPIMDLRKKYKDQFKEKYGVGLGFMSFFTKACCQALQEWPAVNASIDGNEIIYHDYCDVSVAVSTPKGLVVPVIRNAESMNFQGIESEIIRLATRARDGKLSIDEMSGGTFTITNGGVFGSMMSTPIINAPQSAILGMHNIVERPVAINGQVEIRPMMYLALSYDHRIIDGRESVSFLVRVKQLLEDPARLMLGI